A window of the Campylobacter massiliensis genome harbors these coding sequences:
- the xseA gene encoding exodeoxyribonuclease VII large subunit produces the protein MLSVSELNEQAKTLLETTFSYVEVEGEISRLVKHGSGHWYFTLKDEKAAISAVIYKFNAAKLKFDVADGMKVALYGKISLYSPSGSYQFIATLIRPSGEGELELAFKQLKARLESEGLFDISRKKPLPKFPRKIALVTSKTSAALQDMLRIASQRWALAEILVFDSLTQGETAPASLIRALKRADDSGADAIVLARGGGSREDLWCFNDENLAREIYAARTPVISAVGHEIDYVISDFAADFRAPTPSAAMAALLPDAGELMQSIDRLSEAADAAYLRVWEHKFNALAMMRARFSQASLTQKIARKEQILLNLRQVLDAAAQTKLLKFENALKLAHAAYAQQELFFAQISNFVRVQKDGKTVNLSELKPGDRIALSSVNATKEAEIL, from the coding sequence GTGCTAAGCGTCAGCGAGCTAAACGAGCAGGCTAAAACGCTGCTTGAGACGACGTTTTCCTACGTAGAGGTAGAGGGCGAGATCTCGCGGCTCGTTAAACACGGCTCGGGCCACTGGTACTTCACGCTAAAAGACGAAAAGGCCGCTATCTCGGCGGTCATTTATAAATTTAACGCCGCCAAGCTCAAATTTGACGTCGCAGACGGTATGAAAGTCGCTCTCTACGGCAAAATTTCGCTCTACTCGCCAAGCGGCAGCTATCAGTTTATAGCAACACTCATACGTCCCAGCGGCGAAGGCGAGCTCGAGCTTGCATTTAAACAGCTAAAAGCGCGGCTTGAGAGTGAAGGGCTTTTTGATATCTCGCGCAAAAAACCGCTGCCTAAATTTCCCCGCAAGATCGCGCTAGTTACGTCAAAAACCTCGGCCGCGCTGCAAGACATGCTGCGTATCGCTTCGCAGCGCTGGGCGCTAGCTGAAATTTTAGTTTTTGACTCGCTAACGCAGGGCGAAACCGCGCCCGCCTCGCTCATACGCGCCCTAAAAAGAGCCGATGATAGCGGCGCGGATGCGATCGTGCTAGCGCGCGGAGGCGGCAGTAGAGAGGATCTGTGGTGCTTTAACGACGAAAATCTAGCCCGCGAGATCTACGCGGCGCGCACGCCCGTGATATCGGCCGTCGGACACGAGATTGATTACGTGATCAGCGACTTTGCGGCTGATTTTCGCGCTCCGACCCCAAGCGCGGCGATGGCTGCGCTACTGCCCGATGCCGGCGAGCTAATGCAAAGCATAGACAGGCTAAGCGAGGCGGCGGACGCGGCTTACTTGCGCGTTTGGGAGCATAAATTTAACGCTCTAGCGATGATGAGAGCGAGATTTTCTCAGGCGAGCCTCACGCAAAAAATCGCTCGAAAAGAGCAAATTTTGCTAAATTTAAGGCAGGTTTTAGACGCTGCCGCGCAGACTAAGCTCCTCAAATTTGAAAACGCGCTAAAACTAGCTCACGCCGCATACGCGCAGCAAGAATTGTTTTTCGCGCAAATTTCAAATTTCGTCCGAGTGCAAAAGGACGGCAAAACCGTAAATCTAAGCGAGCTAAAACCCGGCGACCGCATCGCGCTAAGCTCGGTAAACGCAACCAAAGAGGCGGAAATTTTATAG
- the ubiE gene encoding bifunctional demethylmenaquinone methyltransferase/2-methoxy-6-polyprenyl-1,4-benzoquinol methylase UbiE has product MEKQEKIVQMFNDIAPTYDLANRVLSMGADVSWRKIACKTVLSNFKDSSVNIVDVACGTGDMMGFWQKTAGEFNVKIENLIGVDPSSGMLAVAKQKFPEFKFIEALATQTTLDSGSMDVLSISYGIRNVVEREAALREFNRVLKMGGYVVVLEFTKRKKSGILTGARDFYLGKILPKIGGFISKNQEAYEYLPSSIEGFLDAKSFADELASAGFEMRLCKSFSMDISTLFIAQKACEC; this is encoded by the coding sequence ATGGAAAAACAAGAAAAAATAGTTCAGATGTTTAACGACATCGCGCCTACCTACGACCTGGCAAACCGCGTGCTGAGCATGGGCGCGGACGTGAGCTGGCGTAAGATCGCGTGCAAAACGGTTCTGTCAAATTTCAAAGACTCTAGCGTAAATATCGTAGACGTCGCATGCGGCACGGGCGATATGATGGGCTTTTGGCAAAAGACGGCGGGCGAGTTTAACGTAAAAATAGAAAATCTAATCGGCGTCGATCCCTCAAGCGGCATGCTAGCAGTCGCTAAGCAAAAATTCCCCGAGTTTAAATTTATCGAGGCGCTAGCGACGCAAACGACGCTTGATAGCGGCTCGATGGACGTGCTAAGCATCAGCTACGGCATCAGAAACGTAGTCGAGCGAGAAGCCGCGCTAAGAGAGTTTAACAGAGTGCTAAAAATGGGCGGGTATGTCGTGGTGCTTGAGTTTACCAAACGTAAAAAAAGCGGGATTTTAACTGGTGCTCGCGACTTTTATCTAGGTAAAATTTTGCCTAAAATAGGCGGCTTTATCTCCAAAAATCAAGAAGCCTACGAGTACCTGCCAAGCTCGATCGAGGGCTTTTTAGACGCCAAAAGCTTTGCGGACGAACTTGCTAGCGCTGGCTTTGAGATGCGCCTTTGCAAGAGTTTTTCGATGGATATTTCTACCCTTTTCATCGCGCAAAAGGCGTGTGAGTGCTAA
- a CDS encoding CsgG/HfaB family protein — MKTNVKFLLAACAAMLITGCATERSRVVETPKVQTLNTNYQGQKIAVSIGRFSNQSSYQNGVFSDGEDRLGNQAQTILISNLQQSGRFSVLDRSNMRAIKEESALNKEAQNIKGARYVITGDVTEFGRKTTGDHQLFGILGKGKTQTAYAKVNLNVVDVKNSEVIYSTQGAGEYELSNREVLGFGGSAGYDSTLNGKVLSLAIIEAVNNLTRGLESGAFNAK; from the coding sequence ATGAAAACGAATGTAAAATTTTTACTAGCCGCGTGCGCCGCGATGCTAATAACCGGCTGCGCAACGGAGAGATCGCGCGTGGTTGAAACACCAAAAGTCCAAACCCTAAACACTAACTATCAAGGACAAAAGATAGCCGTTTCAATCGGCCGATTTAGCAACCAGTCCTCATACCAAAACGGCGTATTTTCAGACGGCGAGGACAGACTAGGCAACCAAGCCCAGACCATCCTCATCTCAAATTTACAGCAAAGCGGGCGCTTCTCGGTGCTTGACCGCAGCAACATGCGCGCCATCAAAGAAGAAAGCGCGCTAAACAAAGAGGCGCAAAACATCAAGGGCGCAAGATACGTCATCACGGGCGACGTGACGGAGTTTGGCCGCAAAACTACGGGCGATCACCAGCTTTTCGGGATACTTGGCAAAGGCAAAACGCAAACCGCCTATGCGAAGGTAAATCTTAACGTCGTGGACGTGAAAAACTCCGAGGTGATCTACTCCACTCAGGGCGCGGGCGAGTATGAACTATCAAACCGCGAGGTGCTGGGATTTGGCGGAAGTGCCGGGTATGATTCGACGCTAAACGGCAAGGTGCTAAGCCTAGCCATCATCGAAGCCGTAAACAACCTAACGCGCGGGCTTGAAAGCGGCGCTTTTAACGCGAAATAA
- the fliH gene encoding flagellar assembly protein FliH, with translation MKSSVITNERSKEHFVENYRFKILGQEKRSEDAHVAHESETRRASEHQHERALSGEQDGLNLSEEKEQGAHFKPEPSFIEELLKRTDEMSGSMIKLQMQIEHQESEFAKRLESEVQRAKEDGIKQGRDDAAAKFDEELKALESRYLGSINKLEEQAAKFESLIASSEAQLPTTAVEVAKEVVKKEISLNSANIAAAICKELFSEIRDAKEVQVKVNPKDYEFIKENFSGQNVKISADEAISAGGAIVLSDAGNLEGTIEARLEKIKKIIGQ, from the coding sequence ATGAAAAGCAGCGTAATAACAAATGAGCGCTCAAAAGAGCACTTCGTAGAAAACTATCGATTTAAAATTTTAGGCCAGGAAAAAAGAAGCGAGGATGCGCACGTAGCTCACGAGAGCGAAACTCGGCGCGCGTCAGAACATCAACACGAGCGAGCTTTAAGCGGCGAGCAAGATGGCTTAAATTTAAGCGAAGAAAAAGAGCAAGGCGCGCATTTTAAGCCCGAGCCAAGCTTTATCGAGGAGCTACTAAAGCGCACCGACGAGATGAGCGGCAGTATGATAAAGCTGCAAATGCAAATCGAACATCAAGAAAGCGAATTCGCCAAGCGTTTAGAGAGCGAAGTCCAGCGCGCCAAAGAGGACGGCATAAAACAGGGTAGAGACGATGCGGCGGCTAAATTCGACGAGGAGCTAAAAGCGCTTGAGAGCAGGTATCTGGGATCTATAAATAAGCTAGAAGAGCAGGCGGCTAAATTTGAAAGCCTCATCGCATCTAGCGAAGCGCAGCTGCCTACCACCGCAGTCGAGGTCGCAAAAGAGGTCGTGAAAAAAGAGATTTCGCTAAATTCGGCAAACATCGCCGCGGCTATCTGCAAAGAGCTTTTTAGCGAGATAAGAGACGCTAAAGAGGTGCAGGTTAAAGTAAATCCGAAAGATTACGAGTTTATCAAAGAAAATTTCTCCGGACAAAACGTCAAAATCTCCGCCGACGAGGCTATCAGCGCGGGCGGAGCGATCGTGCTCAGCGATGCGGGCAACCTCGAGGGCACGATCGAAGCTAGACTAGAAAAAATCAAAAAGATAATAGGACAATGA
- the dxs gene encoding 1-deoxy-D-xylulose-5-phosphate synthase: protein MDVKSMNVQELEALCGKLRDKILQTVSANGGHLSSNIGAVELIVAMHYVFDAAKDPFIFDVSHQSYAHKLITGRWDNFDTLRKFGGISGYTKPSESKYDYFIAGHSSTSISLAVGASKAIKLKGEDRIPVAFIGDGSMSAGIAYEALNELGDIKNPCVVVLNDNEMSISKPIGAFSNYLSQMMAGPLYQKFKSRVEKFLSYMPDGAAYMARRMEEGIRIFTPGMFFEELGLEYIGPVNGHDVGALIEAFSVAKGMKKPVVVHAQTLKGKGYEKAEGHLASWHGVSPFDLQSGEAIKKSAAKSATALFAENLTELASEHKNIVGVTAAMPTGTGIDALMERFPDRFWDVAIAEQHAVASMAAMAKEGFKPFIAIYSTFLQRAFDQVVHDCAIMNLNVVFAMDRAGIVGEDGETHQGAFDVSYLNLIPNLTIFAPRCADSFRLTMRYAYAHEGPCAFRYPRGAFALAQGEFEARELKLGKGEILVEGGGKAAFIAYGNAVGKANAARKILLEKTNGKFDPSLVDLVFVKPLDGELLQELARKHKIWYVFSDTAKKGGVGEILAAFLQDRRIFDVRIVSFEFDDAFIPHGATADVEKALGIDAASVCEKILAETAD from the coding sequence ATAGACGTAAAATCTATGAACGTGCAGGAGCTCGAGGCGCTTTGCGGGAAGCTCCGGGATAAAATTTTACAAACCGTCAGCGCAAACGGCGGGCATCTGAGCTCAAACATCGGCGCAGTCGAGCTTATCGTCGCGATGCACTATGTTTTTGATGCTGCAAAAGATCCGTTTATATTTGATGTTAGCCACCAAAGCTACGCGCACAAGCTAATCACCGGACGCTGGGATAATTTTGATACGCTTAGAAAATTCGGCGGTATCAGCGGCTACACCAAGCCTTCCGAGAGCAAATACGACTACTTTATCGCGGGGCACAGCTCTACCTCTATCTCGCTAGCAGTGGGCGCGTCAAAGGCGATCAAGCTAAAGGGCGAGGATCGCATCCCCGTGGCCTTTATCGGCGACGGCTCGATGAGCGCGGGCATCGCATACGAGGCGCTAAATGAACTGGGCGATATCAAAAACCCTTGCGTAGTCGTTCTAAACGACAATGAAATGAGCATCAGCAAGCCCATCGGCGCCTTTAGCAACTACCTCTCGCAGATGATGGCCGGGCCGCTGTATCAGAAGTTTAAAAGCCGCGTAGAGAAATTTTTGAGCTATATGCCCGACGGCGCCGCATACATGGCGCGTAGGATGGAGGAGGGCATCAGGATATTTACGCCCGGGATGTTTTTCGAGGAGCTAGGACTCGAGTATATTGGCCCCGTAAACGGCCACGACGTGGGGGCGCTCATCGAGGCTTTTAGCGTCGCAAAAGGTATGAAAAAGCCCGTCGTCGTGCACGCGCAGACGCTAAAAGGCAAAGGCTACGAAAAGGCCGAGGGGCATCTGGCCAGCTGGCACGGCGTGAGTCCGTTTGATTTGCAAAGCGGCGAAGCCATCAAAAAATCAGCCGCCAAATCGGCCACCGCGCTCTTTGCGGAAAATTTGACCGAGCTAGCTAGCGAGCATAAAAATATCGTCGGAGTGACCGCCGCGATGCCTACGGGCACGGGCATAGACGCTTTGATGGAGAGGTTTCCGGATAGATTTTGGGACGTCGCGATCGCTGAGCAGCACGCCGTCGCCTCTATGGCCGCGATGGCCAAGGAGGGCTTTAAGCCGTTTATCGCGATTTATTCGACCTTTTTGCAGCGGGCGTTTGACCAGGTCGTGCACGACTGCGCGATCATGAACCTAAACGTCGTCTTTGCGATGGACCGCGCGGGTATCGTCGGCGAGGACGGCGAGACGCATCAGGGCGCGTTTGACGTGAGCTATCTAAATTTGATCCCGAATTTGACGATTTTCGCGCCTCGCTGTGCCGATAGTTTTAGGCTTACGATGCGCTACGCTTACGCTCACGAGGGGCCTTGCGCTTTTCGCTATCCGCGCGGAGCTTTTGCGCTGGCGCAGGGCGAATTTGAGGCGCGAGAGCTAAAGCTCGGAAAGGGCGAAATCTTGGTCGAGGGCGGCGGTAAAGCGGCCTTTATCGCTTATGGCAACGCCGTTGGCAAAGCAAACGCCGCGCGCAAAATTTTACTAGAAAAAACGAACGGCAAATTTGACCCGAGCCTCGTTGATCTAGTGTTTGTTAAGCCGCTTGACGGCGAACTTTTGCAAGAGCTCGCGCGCAAGCATAAAATTTGGTACGTCTTTTCCGATACCGCAAAAAAAGGCGGCGTAGGCGAGATTTTGGCCGCGTTTTTGCAGGATCGGCGCATTTTTGACGTGCGCATCGTTAGCTTTGAGTTTGACGACGCGTTTATCCCGCACGGCGCTACGGCTGATGTCGAGAAGGCTCTTGGTATCGATGCGGCAAGCGTTTGCGAGAAAATTTTAGCCGAAACGGCGGATTAA
- a CDS encoding Fur family transcriptional regulator, translated as MNYMELLKNHGLKATPQRLSVLKILDRHTHPTIDELYEEICAENPSVSLATVYKNLNMLKDEGLVVEVNMPNQKARYDIFSYPHIHVVCESCGHVEDYNFCEALSEYKESLERKLGNFIEKMNVLVTVKDCKNCRH; from the coding sequence ATGAACTATATGGAACTTCTCAAAAATCACGGCCTCAAAGCCACCCCGCAGCGCCTCAGCGTGCTCAAGATCCTCGATCGCCACACGCACCCGACGATCGATGAGCTTTACGAGGAGATCTGCGCCGAAAACCCGTCCGTATCGCTCGCGACGGTGTATAAAAACCTAAATATGCTCAAAGACGAGGGGCTCGTCGTCGAGGTCAATATGCCGAACCAAAAGGCGCGCTACGATATCTTTAGCTACCCGCACATCCACGTCGTATGCGAGAGCTGCGGACACGTCGAGGACTATAACTTCTGCGAGGCGCTGAGCGAGTACAAGGAAAGTTTGGAGAGAAAGCTCGGAAATTTTATCGAAAAGATGAATGTGCTAGTGACCGTAAAGGACTGCAAAAACTGCCGCCATTAG
- the fliG gene encoding flagellar motor switch protein FliG, with the protein MATKLNEQQKMVYDDLSMPEKIAILLIQLGEDVTTLLFSHMEVDVITEISRYIATAKSMDKNVAAAVLEEFYALMQSNQYMRSGGLEYAKEILYRTFGPETAQKILDKLAKSMENSKSFGYLTKVKPQQLADFIMTEHPQTIALILAHMDSTSAAETLSFFNDELRSEVVVRMANLGDISPSIIKRVSTVLEGKLESLTSYKVEVGGPRAVAEVLNRLGQKASKATIEYIEDIDDKLATTIKELMFTFEDINTLNQAAIREILKNVDKKDLMVALKGSGDALKEKFLSSMSQRASEAFKEEMQFLGAVRVKDVEEAQRRIVEQVQALAEGGAFQIGEADEMIE; encoded by the coding sequence ATGGCAACAAAGCTAAACGAACAGCAAAAGATGGTGTATGACGATCTTTCTATGCCCGAAAAGATCGCTATTTTGCTTATTCAGCTGGGCGAGGACGTCACGACTCTACTCTTTTCTCATATGGAAGTTGACGTCATAACCGAAATTTCGCGCTACATAGCTACCGCAAAAAGTATGGATAAAAACGTGGCAGCCGCTGTTTTAGAAGAATTTTACGCTCTCATGCAGTCAAATCAATACATGAGAAGCGGCGGCTTAGAGTACGCGAAAGAAATTTTATACCGCACCTTCGGTCCTGAAACCGCGCAAAAGATCCTCGATAAGCTCGCAAAAAGTATGGAAAACTCAAAAAGCTTCGGCTATCTTACTAAGGTCAAGCCTCAGCAGCTTGCGGACTTTATCATGACCGAGCACCCTCAGACTATCGCGCTTATTTTGGCGCATATGGATTCAACCAGCGCAGCCGAGACGCTTTCGTTTTTTAACGACGAGCTTAGAAGCGAGGTCGTCGTTAGGATGGCAAATTTAGGCGATATCAGCCCGTCCATCATCAAGCGCGTTTCAACCGTGCTTGAGGGCAAGCTAGAGAGCCTCACGTCCTACAAGGTCGAAGTCGGCGGACCAAGAGCCGTGGCAGAGGTGTTAAACCGCCTCGGTCAAAAGGCGTCCAAAGCAACGATCGAATACATCGAAGATATCGACGACAAACTCGCTACGACGATCAAAGAGCTTATGTTTACGTTTGAGGATATCAACACTCTCAACCAAGCCGCTATCCGCGAGATACTTAAGAACGTCGATAAAAAAGACCTCATGGTCGCGCTAAAAGGCAGTGGAGACGCGCTTAAAGAGAAATTCCTCTCAAGTATGTCTCAGCGCGCCAGCGAAGCATTTAAAGAGGAGATGCAGTTTTTGGGCGCGGTGCGCGTAAAAGATGTCGAAGAGGCGCAGCGCCGCATCGTAGAACAGGTCCAAGCCCTAGCCGAGGGCGGGGCATTCCAAATAGGCGAAGCCGATGAGATGATAGAATGA
- a CDS encoding DUF4810 domain-containing protein: MRFKTLANFALASAAALLLSGCADDSPRQLYYWDGAYTSSVYEYLTEESDAGAQIAALEESLQKAYQRAAKAPPGLHAHLGLLYLSQGNGAKFKAYVEKEAELYPESRDYAMFLLNQNSKTRGAAGKTEANLSEQTKEKPGASEPNLSDKGSNLGEQTSKQNLKNKQAKLAKTSKSAKGSQNEK; this comes from the coding sequence TTGCGCTTTAAAACTCTAGCAAATTTCGCGCTCGCCTCCGCCGCCGCCCTGCTGCTCTCTGGCTGCGCGGACGACTCGCCTAGACAGCTATACTACTGGGACGGCGCCTACACGAGCTCGGTCTACGAGTACCTAACCGAAGAAAGCGACGCGGGCGCGCAGATCGCCGCGCTCGAGGAGAGCCTGCAAAAAGCTTATCAAAGAGCCGCCAAAGCTCCGCCCGGACTACACGCGCATCTAGGTTTGCTCTATCTTTCGCAGGGAAACGGGGCTAAATTTAAAGCCTACGTCGAAAAAGAAGCCGAGCTCTATCCCGAGTCGCGCGACTACGCGATGTTTTTGCTAAATCAAAATAGCAAAACTCGGGGCGCGGCGGGCAAAACCGAGGCAAATTTAAGCGAGCAGACGAAGGAAAAACCAGGCGCAAGCGAGCCGAATTTAAGCGACAAAGGCTCAAATTTAGGCGAGCAAACGAGCAAGCAAAATTTAAAAAACAAGCAAGCAAAACTAGCCAAAACGAGTAAGAGCGCAAAAGGAAGCCAAAATGAAAAATAA
- a CDS encoding tyrosine-protein phosphatase, with protein MRTIRERQKEGAVLVHCYHGADRTGLVVAMYRVIYQGWSLDAARSEMIEGGYGFHSMWQDIAGFLTPQNEALVRAELGI; from the coding sequence TTGCGCACCATTCGCGAGCGCCAAAAGGAGGGCGCCGTGCTCGTGCACTGCTATCACGGAGCCGATCGCACTGGACTTGTGGTGGCGATGTACCGCGTGATCTATCAGGGCTGGAGCCTGGATGCCGCGCGTAGCGAGATGATAGAGGGCGGATACGGCTTTCACTCCATGTGGCAGGATATCGCGGGCTTTTTGACGCCGCAAAACGAAGCGCTCGTGAGGGCTGAGCTAGGAATTTAG
- a CDS encoding DUF799 domain-containing protein → MKNKIKSALLCAFAVLFLGACAGSQPEVYDYSAFLQTKPRSIVVMMPTSDSAEIKASAAVLANALYPLSEAGYYVFSPALVNETFKNNGIYDAGEIAQISTYKLKQIFGADAALYLNVADYGTSYMLISSVTRVSVAATLVDLNTGAVLWQKSATAANDSGDGGGNLIGMLVSALVKQIADSVSDASFDLSARADAILFSTDCRDCLLYGPYSPRYGQDRQLGGGK, encoded by the coding sequence ATGAAAAATAAAATAAAATCGGCGCTTCTTTGCGCATTTGCGGTGCTGTTTTTGGGAGCGTGCGCAGGCTCGCAGCCCGAGGTTTACGACTATTCTGCGTTTTTACAGACTAAGCCTCGCTCGATCGTCGTCATGATGCCTACCAGCGACTCAGCCGAGATTAAGGCCTCCGCAGCGGTGCTGGCAAACGCGCTTTATCCGCTTAGCGAGGCGGGGTATTACGTATTTTCCCCCGCGCTCGTAAACGAGACCTTTAAAAACAACGGCATCTACGACGCTGGAGAGATCGCGCAGATCTCTACGTACAAGCTAAAGCAGATATTTGGCGCCGACGCCGCGCTCTACCTCAACGTCGCGGACTACGGCACCTCGTATATGCTGATTAGCAGCGTCACGCGCGTGAGCGTAGCGGCGACTCTAGTAGACCTAAACACGGGCGCCGTGCTCTGGCAAAAAAGTGCCACTGCGGCAAACGACTCCGGCGACGGCGGCGGCAACCTCATCGGCATGCTAGTCTCCGCGCTAGTTAAACAGATCGCCGACTCGGTCTCGGACGCTAGCTTTGACCTCTCGGCGCGCGCGGACGCGATTTTGTTTAGCACCGACTGCCGAGACTGCTTGCTCTACGGCCCGTATTCGCCGCGCTACGGCCAGGATAGACAGCTTGGCGGCGGCAAATAA
- the fliF gene encoding flagellar basal-body MS-ring/collar protein FliF — protein sequence MDFKTAVQQIGQVYHNLSLRQRLVAAGSIILVVGFLVFLSIYKSSNENYDGYSVLFENTSAADSALIIQQLEKDKVKYKIVNEGTILVPNSDVYRERISIASLGILKDGKVGFEIFDKQEFGATDAEQKVKFQRALEGELARTIESLAPINKAIVRIAIPKETLFTERATPPSASIVLNLKDGQSLNLKQITGIKNLVAAAVANLKPEQVKIVSQDGVPLGEEDGEYDSDQITQQIRYKRDAEHNLEEKIINVLSPIVGGSDKVVAKVTIDFDFARKDSQSETFDPNSVARSEQNVEEKRQGSKEAEVQGVPGAVSNIGPVEGLQDGKMKELYSKSSSTTNYEISKKVERVKDQFAKINRLSAAVVVDGKYENKKDENGNPTKEVAYVPLDKEQLARIDALIRQSIGFDQNRGDEVTVSNFEFQRQDGQTPAGKVQSFFDLYVVPFLPILKYIFAAILLYIFYKKVIVPFMAKMLEEIKEEEPEIPDNDIQLDDSEDTLEKFQAARKKVEEQLGIGDNFNEDDLRYDVLLEKMKLIVQERSEEIAVLLQDLVKNDSDFSNRKDF from the coding sequence ATGGATTTTAAAACCGCAGTTCAGCAAATCGGCCAGGTCTATCACAATCTCTCGTTAAGGCAGCGCCTAGTCGCCGCGGGCTCGATCATACTCGTGGTCGGTTTTTTGGTGTTTTTGAGCATTTACAAAAGCTCAAACGAAAACTACGACGGTTATAGCGTACTATTTGAAAACACCTCAGCCGCGGACTCTGCGTTAATTATTCAGCAGCTTGAAAAAGATAAGGTAAAGTATAAAATTGTAAACGAGGGCACGATTTTGGTGCCAAACTCGGACGTTTACCGTGAGAGGATTTCAATCGCATCGCTTGGGATTTTAAAGGACGGTAAGGTTGGATTTGAGATTTTCGATAAGCAAGAATTTGGCGCGACGGATGCCGAGCAAAAGGTTAAATTTCAGCGTGCTTTAGAGGGTGAGCTAGCCCGCACGATCGAAAGCCTGGCGCCGATAAACAAAGCCATCGTGCGTATCGCGATACCCAAAGAAACTCTTTTTACCGAGAGAGCTACGCCTCCAAGCGCCTCTATCGTGTTAAATTTGAAAGACGGGCAGAGTTTAAATTTAAAACAAATCACGGGCATTAAAAATTTAGTCGCGGCCGCGGTGGCAAATTTAAAACCCGAGCAGGTAAAAATCGTGAGCCAAGACGGGGTGCCGCTTGGCGAGGAGGACGGCGAATACGATAGCGATCAGATCACGCAACAAATCCGCTATAAACGCGACGCCGAGCACAATCTCGAAGAAAAGATCATAAACGTCCTATCGCCTATCGTGGGCGGCTCGGATAAGGTCGTAGCCAAAGTCACCATAGATTTCGACTTTGCTAGAAAAGATAGCCAAAGCGAGACCTTTGATCCAAATTCCGTAGCTAGAAGCGAGCAAAATGTCGAAGAAAAGCGTCAAGGCAGTAAAGAAGCCGAAGTGCAAGGCGTGCCCGGAGCTGTTAGCAATATCGGTCCGGTCGAAGGCTTGCAAGACGGTAAAATGAAAGAGCTATACTCAAAAAGCTCATCCACGACAAACTATGAAATCTCAAAAAAAGTCGAGCGCGTCAAGGATCAGTTTGCTAAGATAAACCGCCTAAGCGCCGCTGTCGTGGTGGACGGAAAGTACGAAAATAAAAAAGACGAAAACGGAAATCCGACCAAAGAGGTAGCCTACGTGCCGCTTGATAAAGAGCAGCTGGCGCGCATCGACGCTCTCATCCGTCAGTCTATCGGCTTTGATCAAAACAGAGGCGACGAGGTTACGGTTAGCAACTTTGAGTTCCAGCGTCAAGACGGACAGACGCCTGCGGGCAAGGTTCAGTCCTTTTTCGATCTTTACGTAGTGCCGTTTTTACCGATCCTAAAGTATATTTTCGCCGCGATTTTGCTTTATATATTCTACAAAAAAGTCATCGTGCCGTTTATGGCTAAGATGCTTGAGGAGATCAAAGAGGAAGAGCCCGAGATACCTGATAACGACATTCAGCTTGACGACAGCGAAGATACGCTGGAGAAATTTCAAGCCGCTAGGAAAAAGGTCGAGGAGCAGCTGGGTATCGGCGATAACTTTAACGAGGACGATCTACGCTACGACGTATTGCTAGAGAAGATGAAACTAATCGTGCAAGAGCGAAGCGAGGAGATCGCCGTCTTGCTACAAGACCTAGTCAAAAACGACTCGGATTTTAGCAACCGTAAGGACTTTTAA
- a CDS encoding protein-tyrosine phosphatase family protein → MKFKTFALAAAFCFATGIHAELAIEANSINFRKTSSTELNLADAKDAKFQNARFQSADIAARGTNSNSSQKTTLIDEAKNFYRVDELLFRSAQLDGSYAAKLHELGIKSIVNLRHFSRGGDKRAFGDQFWLANKPLQSQE, encoded by the coding sequence TTGAAATTTAAAACCTTTGCGCTGGCGGCCGCGTTTTGCTTTGCAACCGGCATACATGCGGAGCTTGCGATAGAAGCGAATTCCATAAATTTTAGAAAAACGAGCAGCACGGAGCTAAATCTCGCGGACGCAAAAGACGCCAAATTTCAAAACGCACGATTTCAAAGCGCAGATATCGCAGCGCGCGGCACAAACTCGAACTCATCGCAAAAAACGACCCTCATCGACGAAGCGAAAAATTTCTACCGCGTGGACGAGCTGCTGTTTCGCAGCGCTCAGCTTGACGGAAGCTACGCCGCAAAGCTGCATGAGCTAGGCATCAAAAGCATCGTAAATCTGCGCCATTTCAGCAGAGGCGGCGACAAAAGGGCGTTTGGGGATCAATTTTGGCTCGCAAATAAGCCGCTTCAAAGCCAGGAGTAA